The following coding sequences lie in one Halomonas sp. 'Soap Lake #6' genomic window:
- the aceE gene encoding pyruvate dehydrogenase (acetyl-transferring), homodimeric type, giving the protein MSLETREDLDTVETTEWLESLESVLDREGEDRARYLMTRLADRLRRDGMKVPFSVTTPHRNTIPVHREAPMPGDLFMERRIRSLIRYNAIAQVIRNNRANPGLGGHIASFMSSATLYDVGFNHFFRAPKGDFEGDLIYIQGHVAPGIYARSYLEGRLSEEQMDKFRREVDGGGLSSYPHPWLMPDYWQFPTVSMGLGPIQAIYQAHVMKYLHHRELKDMHDRKIWCFMGDGECDEPESLGAISLAGRENLDNLIFVINCNLQRLDGPVRGNSRVMDEFEGVFRGAGWNVIKVVWGRHWDPLFEKDKKGILQKRMDEAVDGEYQNYKANGGAYTREHFFGKYPETDEMVKDLSDDDIWKLNRGGHDPFKVYAAYHEAVNQTNGKPTVILAHTVKGYGMGSGDGEAANESHQVKSMEYEALRKFRDRFGIPLTDEQLKDVPYYKPEEDSPELKYMHLQRERLNGYLPSRRSDFEALEIPSLDDKTFASQMVGSKGREVSTTMAFVRILNGLVKDKQLGKQVVPIIPDEARTFGMEGMFRQLGIYTSEGQKYEPVDKGQIMFYREDQKGQILEEGISEAGAMSAWIAAATSYSNNNVTLLPFYIYYSMFGFQRIGDLAWAAGDLQARGFMVGGTAGRTTLNGEGLQHQDGHSLIQASTIPNCRSYDPTYAHEVAVIVQDGLKRMFSDKENCFYYLTVMNENYEQPALENVPADDIIKGMYLLNETQGDKGRVQLLGSGTILREVEAAAELLANDWGIGADIWSVTSFNELRREALLLEREAFLNPDAEATKPHVTQCLEGRDGPVIASTDYMKLYADQVRAWVPSDYTVLGTDGFGRSDTREKLRYFFEVDRYFVTVAALRALAARGEIDRKHVSEALKKYGIDANKPNPLTS; this is encoded by the coding sequence ATGAGTCTGGAGACAAGAGAAGATCTCGATACGGTCGAAACCACGGAGTGGCTGGAATCCCTGGAATCTGTACTGGATCGTGAGGGCGAAGATCGTGCCCGCTACCTGATGACCCGCCTGGCGGATCGCCTGCGCCGGGACGGGATGAAGGTACCCTTCTCGGTGACAACCCCGCACCGTAATACGATCCCGGTTCACCGCGAAGCGCCGATGCCCGGCGATCTGTTTATGGAGCGCCGGATTCGCTCGTTGATCCGTTACAACGCCATTGCCCAGGTCATTCGCAACAACCGCGCTAACCCAGGCCTGGGCGGACACATCGCCAGCTTTATGTCGTCTGCCACGCTGTACGATGTGGGGTTCAACCACTTCTTCCGCGCCCCCAAAGGCGATTTTGAAGGCGACCTGATTTACATCCAGGGGCACGTAGCACCGGGTATTTACGCCCGCTCCTACCTGGAAGGCCGCCTGTCAGAAGAGCAGATGGACAAGTTCCGTCGCGAAGTTGATGGCGGTGGCCTCTCGTCTTACCCGCACCCCTGGTTGATGCCGGACTACTGGCAGTTCCCCACCGTGTCCATGGGCCTTGGCCCGATTCAAGCGATCTATCAAGCCCACGTGATGAAGTACCTGCATCACCGTGAGCTAAAAGACATGCACGACCGCAAGATCTGGTGCTTTATGGGCGACGGCGAGTGTGACGAGCCAGAATCCCTGGGTGCCATCTCCCTGGCGGGCCGCGAAAACCTCGACAACCTGATCTTCGTCATCAACTGCAACCTGCAGCGTCTGGACGGCCCGGTACGAGGCAACTCCCGCGTCATGGACGAGTTCGAAGGCGTGTTCCGCGGCGCCGGTTGGAACGTCATCAAAGTCGTCTGGGGCCGCCACTGGGATCCGCTGTTCGAAAAGGACAAAAAAGGCATCCTGCAAAAACGCATGGACGAAGCGGTCGACGGCGAATACCAGAACTACAAGGCCAATGGTGGCGCTTACACCCGCGAGCACTTCTTCGGTAAGTACCCCGAAACCGACGAAATGGTCAAAGACCTCTCCGACGACGACATCTGGAAGCTCAATCGCGGTGGCCACGACCCGTTCAAGGTCTACGCGGCCTACCACGAAGCGGTCAACCAAACCAACGGCAAACCCACCGTCATCCTGGCGCACACCGTCAAAGGCTACGGCATGGGCAGTGGCGATGGCGAAGCCGCCAACGAGTCCCACCAGGTCAAGAGCATGGAGTACGAAGCGCTGCGCAAATTCCGCGACCGCTTCGGCATCCCGCTCACCGACGAACAGCTCAAAGACGTGCCCTACTACAAGCCGGAAGAAGACTCCCCCGAGCTCAAGTACATGCACCTACAGCGCGAACGCCTCAACGGCTACCTGCCGAGCCGTCGCAGCGACTTTGAAGCCCTCGAGATCCCCAGCCTCGACGACAAAACCTTTGCCTCGCAAATGGTCGGCTCCAAAGGGCGTGAAGTCTCCACCACCATGGCCTTCGTACGGATTCTCAACGGCCTGGTAAAAGACAAACAGCTCGGCAAGCAGGTCGTACCGATTATCCCGGACGAAGCCCGTACCTTCGGTATGGAAGGCATGTTCCGTCAGCTCGGGATCTACACCTCCGAAGGGCAGAAATATGAGCCGGTCGATAAAGGCCAGATCATGTTCTACCGCGAAGACCAGAAGGGCCAGATCCTCGAGGAAGGCATCTCTGAAGCCGGCGCCATGTCCGCCTGGATCGCCGCTGCCACCTCCTACAGCAACAACAACGTCACCCTGCTGCCGTTCTACATCTACTACTCGATGTTCGGCTTCCAGCGTATCGGCGATTTGGCCTGGGCAGCCGGTGACCTGCAAGCCCGCGGCTTTATGGTCGGCGGCACCGCCGGGCGCACCACGCTCAACGGCGAAGGCCTACAGCACCAGGATGGACACAGCCTGATTCAGGCCTCCACCATCCCCAACTGCCGCAGCTACGACCCCACCTACGCCCACGAAGTCGCGGTCATCGTACAGGATGGTCTGAAGCGCATGTTCTCCGACAAAGAGAACTGCTTCTACTACCTCACCGTCATGAACGAAAACTACGAGCAGCCCGCCCTTGAGAACGTCCCCGCAGACGACATCATCAAAGGCATGTACCTGCTCAACGAAACCCAGGGCGACAAAGGCCGCGTCCAGCTACTGGGCTCCGGCACCATCCTGCGCGAAGTCGAAGCCGCCGCTGAGCTGCTGGCCAACGACTGGGGCATCGGCGCCGACATCTGGAGCGTCACCAGCTTCAACGAGCTGCGCCGCGAAGCCCTGCTGCTCGAGCGCGAAGCCTTCCTCAACCCCGACGCCGAGGCCACCAAGCCCCACGTCACCCAGTGCCTGGAAGGCCGCGACGGCCCGGTGATTGCCTCCACCGACTACATGAAACTCTACGCCGACCAGGTACGTGCCTGGGTGCCAAGCGACTACACCGTCCTGGGTACCGACGGCTTTGGCCGCTCCGACACCCGCGAGAAGCTGCGCTACTTCTTCGAAGTAGACCGCTACTTCGTCACCGTCGCAGCACTGCGTGCCCTGGCAGCGCGTGGCGAGATTGATCGCAAGCACGTCAGCGAAGCGCTGAAGAAGTACGGCATCGATGCCAACAAGCCCAACCCGCTGACCAGCTAA
- the tsaB gene encoding tRNA (adenosine(37)-N6)-threonylcarbamoyltransferase complex dimerization subunit type 1 TsaB: MSSLLLALDASSSACSAALLRQQGTQRECLARFELTPRAHTRRLMPMVDEVLAEAQVSPQQLDAIAFGRGPGSFTGLRIAAGAAQGLAFGLDCPLVGVSTLEALALQAHRRYHFRHLVTALDARMGEIYVATWHCLNDCVSRQSEEAVLAPAGLRLPPEEIDWVGVGSGFSLWEQFSAGVQASMSQHLVDLEPRAEEMAWLAMRDLEAGLGQVAHEAQPVYLRNDVAWKKPA; the protein is encoded by the coding sequence ATGTCATCACTCCTTCTTGCGCTGGACGCTTCATCTAGCGCCTGCTCAGCAGCGCTGCTACGCCAACAGGGAACGCAGCGTGAGTGCCTAGCGCGCTTTGAATTAACGCCGCGGGCTCATACTCGTCGACTGATGCCCATGGTGGATGAAGTATTAGCGGAAGCACAAGTTTCTCCCCAGCAGCTTGATGCGATAGCGTTTGGACGCGGCCCCGGATCGTTCACCGGCCTGCGTATTGCCGCCGGGGCTGCCCAGGGCTTGGCATTTGGCTTGGATTGCCCCCTTGTAGGCGTTTCGACGCTGGAAGCGCTGGCATTACAGGCCCATCGCCGCTATCACTTTCGCCATCTTGTCACAGCACTTGATGCACGTATGGGTGAAATCTACGTAGCTACCTGGCACTGCTTAAACGATTGCGTAAGCCGACAAAGTGAGGAGGCGGTATTGGCGCCAGCTGGATTGCGTTTACCACCAGAGGAGATCGACTGGGTAGGCGTTGGGTCAGGTTTTAGCCTTTGGGAGCAGTTCAGCGCTGGTGTTCAGGCAAGCATGTCCCAACACCTTGTCGACCTTGAGCCAAGAGCAGAAGAGATGGCTTGGCTGGCCATGCGCGATCTAGAGGCTGGCTTGGGGCAGGTAGCCCATGAGGCGCAGCCAGTTTATCTACGTAATGATGTGGCTTGGAAAAAGCCCGCATGA
- the adk gene encoding adenylate kinase translates to MRLILLGAPGAGKGTQAQFICEQFKIPQISTGDMLRAAIKDGTELGLKVKEIMNSGGLVSDEIIIDLVKERIGQPDCENGFLFDGFPRTIPQADAMKEGGVKLDHVLEIAVPDEEIVSRLAGRRVHPTSGRVYHIEHNPPKEPGIDDVTGEVLIQREDDQESTVRNRLSVYHDQTAPLVEYYQQWAKEDPQTAPEYHRVEGVGSVADITRQVKEALN, encoded by the coding sequence ATGCGTTTAATCCTGTTGGGTGCCCCCGGCGCGGGGAAGGGGACTCAAGCTCAGTTTATTTGCGAGCAGTTTAAGATTCCCCAGATTTCCACCGGGGATATGCTGCGCGCGGCAATTAAGGATGGCACCGAGCTTGGCCTCAAAGTAAAAGAGATTATGAATAGCGGCGGATTAGTCTCGGATGAGATCATTATTGATCTGGTCAAAGAGCGGATTGGCCAGCCCGACTGCGAGAACGGCTTTCTATTCGATGGCTTTCCCCGCACGATTCCCCAAGCGGATGCAATGAAAGAGGGGGGCGTGAAACTTGATCACGTGCTGGAGATTGCCGTGCCTGATGAGGAGATTGTTAGCCGCTTGGCTGGTCGGCGTGTGCATCCAACATCGGGCCGGGTGTATCACATCGAGCACAACCCACCTAAAGAGCCTGGCATTGATGATGTGACTGGCGAAGTGCTGATTCAGCGTGAGGACGATCAAGAGTCCACCGTGCGTAATCGGTTGTCGGTGTACCACGACCAGACCGCTCCGCTAGTTGAGTACTATCAGCAGTGGGCAAAAGAGGATCCCCAAACCGCTCCTGAATACCACCGGGTGGAGGGTGTGGGGAGTGTTGCCGATATTACCCGCCAAGTAAAAGAAGCGCTTAACTAA
- the aceF gene encoding dihydrolipoyllysine-residue acetyltransferase — MSSEIIKVPDIGGDTDVEIIEIAVSEGDVIEAEDTLITLESDKASMDVPTPKGGKVLKVLVKEGDTVSEGDDIVELEVAGSASDEPSPAPAESTPPAQAPAQQQAPSEPAPAAKKASGGKQTVGIKVVDIKVPDLGGSDSVEIIEVAVSAGDEVNAEDTLITLESDKASMDVPSPHGGKIVALTVKEGDTVSEGDVIGQMEIAGDGDAEEAAPAQEAQSTAAREPEETAAETEEEAGSGEPERKEIRVPDLSGSADVPIIEIGVAVGDEVNEEDPLITLESDKASMDVPSPYKGKLLELTVKEGDSVSEGDVIGYIEVAASGGAKKAAPKKAAPEKAQPASASKPAASPSGTPSPEAQMAAHKPRDGKLVHAGPAVRMLARELGVDLGLVKPSGPKERVLKEDVHAYVKQAIANQGKAQAAAPAATGGAGIPAVPEVDFSQFGEVEEKPMGRLLKMGATNLHRSWLNVPHVTQFDEADITELENFRKAMKAEVEAQGAKLTPLPFMVKACAFALRKFPQFNVSLKGDGETLVWKNYVHIGIAVDTPDGLMVPVVRNADKKSLIEIAKEMAELGKKAQTKKLKRDEMTGGCFTISSLGSIGGTAFTPIVNAPEVAILGVSKAQMKPVWDGSTFQPRLMMPLSLSYDHRAINGADAARFTAFLADVLTDIRRLLL, encoded by the coding sequence TTGAGTAGCGAAATCATCAAAGTTCCCGACATCGGTGGCGATACCGATGTCGAAATCATCGAGATTGCGGTGTCAGAAGGCGACGTCATTGAAGCGGAAGACACCCTGATCACGTTAGAATCCGACAAAGCCAGCATGGACGTGCCCACGCCGAAAGGTGGCAAAGTCCTCAAAGTGCTGGTGAAAGAAGGCGACACCGTCTCCGAAGGCGACGATATCGTTGAGCTGGAAGTTGCAGGCAGCGCCAGTGACGAACCGTCGCCAGCCCCCGCGGAAAGCACCCCGCCAGCACAGGCCCCCGCCCAGCAGCAGGCACCGTCTGAGCCCGCCCCGGCAGCGAAAAAAGCCAGCGGCGGTAAGCAGACCGTTGGTATCAAAGTCGTTGATATCAAAGTACCGGACCTCGGCGGCTCGGACAGCGTTGAGATCATCGAAGTGGCGGTCAGCGCAGGCGATGAGGTTAACGCTGAAGACACCCTGATTACCCTGGAGTCCGACAAAGCCTCCATGGACGTGCCCAGCCCACACGGCGGCAAGATCGTGGCACTGACGGTCAAAGAGGGCGACACGGTGTCGGAAGGCGACGTGATCGGCCAGATGGAAATCGCCGGTGATGGCGACGCCGAAGAAGCGGCGCCTGCCCAGGAAGCTCAGTCAACGGCAGCCCGGGAGCCAGAAGAAACGGCGGCTGAAACTGAAGAAGAGGCTGGCAGCGGTGAGCCTGAGCGCAAAGAGATTCGTGTGCCGGATCTGTCTGGTTCTGCCGATGTGCCGATTATTGAGATCGGCGTTGCAGTTGGCGACGAAGTCAATGAAGAAGACCCGCTGATCACTCTGGAGTCTGACAAAGCCTCCATGGACGTGCCGAGCCCTTATAAAGGCAAGCTCTTGGAGCTTACTGTAAAAGAGGGTGACAGCGTCTCTGAAGGCGATGTGATCGGCTATATCGAAGTGGCTGCTAGTGGCGGTGCGAAAAAAGCCGCACCTAAAAAAGCAGCGCCAGAAAAAGCTCAGCCAGCTAGCGCTAGCAAGCCTGCTGCTTCTCCTTCTGGCACGCCAAGCCCAGAAGCGCAAATGGCGGCTCATAAGCCTCGCGATGGCAAGCTGGTACACGCAGGCCCAGCAGTGCGTATGCTGGCTCGTGAGCTCGGCGTTGACCTTGGCCTAGTTAAGCCCAGTGGTCCGAAAGAGCGGGTGCTCAAAGAGGACGTGCATGCCTATGTGAAGCAGGCCATTGCTAACCAGGGTAAAGCCCAGGCTGCGGCGCCTGCTGCCACTGGCGGCGCGGGCATTCCGGCGGTGCCGGAAGTTGACTTCAGCCAGTTTGGTGAAGTGGAAGAGAAGCCGATGGGCCGCCTGCTGAAAATGGGCGCGACCAATCTGCACCGTAGCTGGCTGAACGTGCCCCACGTGACCCAGTTTGACGAAGCAGACATCACTGAGCTTGAGAACTTCCGTAAAGCCATGAAGGCTGAGGTCGAAGCTCAGGGCGCCAAGCTAACGCCGTTGCCGTTTATGGTCAAAGCCTGTGCTTTTGCCCTGCGTAAATTCCCGCAGTTCAACGTCAGCCTGAAAGGCGATGGTGAAACGCTGGTATGGAAGAACTATGTGCATATCGGTATCGCCGTGGATACGCCCGATGGCCTGATGGTACCGGTTGTGCGCAACGCCGATAAGAAATCCTTGATTGAAATTGCCAAGGAGATGGCGGAGCTGGGTAAAAAGGCGCAAACCAAGAAGCTCAAGCGCGATGAGATGACCGGTGGCTGCTTTACCATTTCGAGCCTTGGCTCTATCGGTGGCACAGCGTTCACGCCGATCGTTAATGCACCGGAGGTAGCGATCCTGGGGGTGTCGAAAGCGCAAATGAAGCCGGTCTGGGATGGCAGTACCTTCCAGCCGCGTCTGATGATGCCGCTCTCGCTCTCTTATGACCACCGTGCAATCAACGGTGCGGATGCAGCGCGCTTTACCGCTTTCCTAGCGGATGTGTTGACAGATATTCGCCGCTTACTGCTGTAA
- the ampD gene encoding 1,6-anhydro-N-acetylmuramyl-L-alanine amidase AmpD: protein MSNEADGGYWKSARQVVSPNCDARPTEEVSLLLIHAISLPPGQFSGGAIEALFTNQLIPDEHPFFAEIAHLRVSAHFLIRRDGQCVQFVDTNQRAWHAGRSCWWDSREQALRTALNDFSIGIELEGDDVTPFTKAQYRALAAVTQWLIARYTLLNRSRITSHAHVAPLRKTDPGPAFDWAYFDQCLARNAV, encoded by the coding sequence ATGAGCAATGAGGCCGATGGCGGCTACTGGAAATCTGCCCGACAAGTAGTGTCACCCAACTGCGACGCTCGTCCAACGGAGGAAGTGTCGCTGTTGTTGATCCATGCGATTAGCCTTCCTCCTGGGCAGTTTAGTGGAGGCGCTATTGAGGCCTTGTTCACTAACCAATTAATCCCAGATGAGCACCCCTTTTTCGCAGAGATCGCCCATTTACGCGTATCGGCGCATTTTCTGATTCGACGCGATGGACAATGTGTGCAGTTTGTTGATACGAATCAGCGCGCCTGGCATGCCGGTCGTTCATGCTGGTGGGATAGCCGTGAACAAGCCTTACGCACAGCGCTGAATGATTTCTCCATTGGTATTGAACTGGAGGGAGATGATGTTACTCCATTTACGAAAGCGCAATACCGAGCGTTAGCAGCTGTGACTCAGTGGCTAATTGCACGTTACACACTGTTGAATAGGTCGCGCATTACCAGTCATGCTCATGTAGCACCGCTGAGAAAAACGGACCCAGGTCCAGCATTTGATTGGGCATATTTTGACCAATGTTTGGCTAGGAATGCAGTTTGA
- a CDS encoding class I SAM-dependent methyltransferase: MSQMVTPDMLPPGLTLDYVNGQLALVGDEHQYGKPLSVDFAAGKAAHRRQFGGGRGQLVAKACGLAKGVTPSVVDATAGLGRDAFVLASLGAPVLLIERVAAIAALLQDGLARAAQSEDIAHIAARMALCHGDAADQLAVLVADAAFDPQVIHLDPMFPHREKSALVKKEMRLFRELAGDDNDAPRLLEAALDVATHRVVVKRPRKAPPIEGPSPQHTLEGKTSRYDLYVHRSLTR; encoded by the coding sequence ATGAGCCAGATGGTGACTCCTGATATGCTGCCACCAGGTTTGACGCTTGACTATGTGAATGGTCAGCTAGCGCTTGTTGGCGATGAGCACCAGTATGGCAAGCCATTAAGTGTGGACTTTGCCGCGGGCAAAGCTGCTCATCGCCGCCAGTTTGGCGGTGGCCGGGGCCAGCTAGTTGCGAAAGCCTGTGGGTTGGCCAAAGGGGTAACGCCTAGCGTCGTGGATGCTACCGCAGGATTAGGGCGTGATGCCTTTGTATTGGCAAGCCTAGGCGCACCGGTGCTGCTTATTGAACGGGTGGCAGCCATTGCAGCACTACTTCAAGATGGGCTCGCTAGAGCCGCGCAATCGGAAGACATCGCACATATTGCTGCGCGTATGGCGCTTTGCCACGGTGATGCCGCCGATCAGTTAGCAGTGCTAGTGGCGGATGCGGCCTTCGACCCACAGGTCATCCACCTTGACCCCATGTTCCCTCATCGCGAAAAATCAGCGCTGGTGAAAAAAGAGATGCGCCTGTTTCGTGAGTTGGCCGGTGACGATAACGATGCTCCGCGGCTGCTTGAAGCAGCGCTTGATGTGGCTACGCATCGCGTTGTTGTTAAAAGGCCTCGTAAGGCGCCGCCCATTGAGGGGCCTTCTCCGCAGCATACACTTGAGGGTAAAACGAGCCGCTACGACCTCTATGTCCATCGGTCGCTAACCCGCTGA